The following proteins are encoded in a genomic region of Pelodictyon phaeoclathratiforme BU-1:
- a CDS encoding GvpL/GvpF family gas vesicle protein, translating into MPLIIYAIFDSINYIDSFSSYVDAISLKSKIKLEIISTSTLSAIVSRTTDEKKQACQNDVMIYATIIGDIAAKYSILPMRYGSIVSSPFDVTELLKNHNETFVTIIKKITDKEEYSLRILYSHQDKEKNNIEDLFDLPQNVPDILHGNTDSKKYLLNKYIKHLSEEKRLQYIDKIQSIVACNLQKITDLIVYNKQTTTGFIVDAVFMIERSKKSELLDLVIQMQTLFSEHNVVLSGPWPPYNFSNINIG; encoded by the coding sequence ATGCCTTTAATTATTTATGCTATTTTTGATTCGATAAATTATATCGATTCGTTTTCATCATATGTTGATGCAATATCACTTAAATCAAAAATTAAACTTGAAATAATATCTACAAGTACACTCTCTGCTATCGTTTCAAGAACCACTGATGAGAAAAAACAAGCATGTCAAAATGATGTAATGATATATGCAACGATTATAGGAGACATTGCTGCTAAATACTCAATACTGCCTATGAGGTATGGATCTATTGTATCATCACCATTCGATGTGACTGAATTATTAAAAAACCATAATGAAACATTTGTTACAATAATAAAAAAAATAACTGATAAAGAAGAGTATTCCTTAAGAATACTCTATTCGCATCAGGATAAAGAAAAAAATAATATTGAAGATTTGTTTGATTTGCCTCAAAATGTTCCAGATATTTTACATGGAAATACTGACAGTAAAAAATATTTATTAAACAAATACATAAAACACTTATCAGAAGAAAAGAGGCTTCAATACATTGATAAGATACAGTCGATTGTTGCTTGTAATCTTCAAAAAATAACTGATTTAATTGTGTACAATAAACAAACAACAACAGGATTTATAGTTGATGCTGTATTTATGATAGAAAGGTCGAAAAAAAGTGAGCTTCTTGATTTAGTTATTCAAATGCAGACTCTATTTTCGGAACATAACGTTGTTTTATCTGGTCCATGGCCACCATATAATTTTTCAAATATAAATATTGGATAA
- a CDS encoding gas vesicle protein, whose product MQDEFYSKNKEITILDVLDRVLTKGVVITGDIVISVADIDLVYVGLRLLLSSVETMEKNKQNSIKM is encoded by the coding sequence ATGCAAGACGAATTTTATAGCAAGAATAAAGAAATTACAATTCTCGATGTTCTCGATCGTGTTTTAACCAAAGGTGTTGTTATTACAGGAGATATTGTCATTTCCGTAGCAGATATAGATCTTGTGTATGTTGGACTCAGACTATTGCTAAGTTCTGTGGAGACGATGGAAAAAAATAAACAGAACTCGATAAAAATGTAA
- a CDS encoding GvpL/GvpF family gas vesicle protein has translation MVAIQERLIYIFCVTSEPPLLQQYQLQKGICVVDVDGLFVTTMDVTDNDFAENQLQSNLSDVVWLDTKVREHLDVITSIMQHVKSLIPFNFGTLYKSESSLMQFIIKYAEEFKKNLVYLEEKEEWAVKLYCNKNKIVENITHLSKKVSDINALIQNSSIGKAYILGKKKNEIIENEIINIYNTYSKKIFTKFSILSEEFRFNPIPNNETLEKEDDMILNVVLLLNKANVESFIETSDQLIIQHQNIGLNIEITGPWPCYSFINISH, from the coding sequence ATGGTTGCTATTCAAGAAAGACTTATATACATCTTTTGTGTTACAAGTGAGCCCCCTTTATTACAACAGTATCAATTGCAGAAGGGAATATGCGTAGTAGATGTTGATGGATTATTTGTTACTACAATGGATGTGACAGATAATGATTTTGCGGAAAATCAATTACAATCAAATCTATCTGATGTTGTCTGGTTAGATACAAAGGTAAGGGAACACCTTGATGTTATTACTTCCATTATGCAACATGTCAAGAGCCTGATTCCCTTCAATTTCGGCACTCTGTACAAATCTGAAAGCAGTTTGATGCAGTTTATAATCAAATATGCTGAAGAGTTTAAAAAAAATTTGGTTTATCTCGAAGAGAAAGAGGAGTGGGCTGTAAAGCTCTATTGCAATAAAAATAAGATTGTAGAGAATATCACGCATCTCAGTAAAAAAGTATCAGATATAAATGCTTTGATCCAAAATAGTTCAATAGGAAAAGCATATATACTTGGAAAGAAAAAAAATGAAATCATCGAGAACGAGATTATTAATATATATAATACGTACTCAAAAAAAATATTTACAAAGTTTAGTATCTTATCTGAAGAATTCCGTTTCAATCCAATTCCAAACAATGAAACTTTGGAAAAAGAGGATGATATGATACTTAACGTGGTTTTGTTATTGAATAAAGCAAATGTTGAAAGTTTTATTGAAACGTCTGATCAGTTAATTATTCAGCATCAAAATATAGGCCTGAATATTGAAATTACAGGCCCTTGGCCTTGTTATTCCTTTATAAATATATCGCATTGA
- a CDS encoding gas vesicle protein GvpO, which yields MSKIITIRNTVVAFLKENVQTADVTVIRVEKSGDTWKTVSEVYEDDSFLKSMNLPPKKIRLFYAVTVDSDLEVISFSRLSTYDDSESENN from the coding sequence ATGAGTAAAATAATTACTATAAGAAATACGGTAGTTGCGTTTCTTAAAGAAAATGTACAGACAGCAGATGTAACAGTAATAAGGGTAGAAAAATCAGGAGATACCTGGAAAACTGTTTCAGAAGTATATGAGGATGATTCTTTTTTAAAATCGATGAATCTTCCCCCCAAAAAAATAAGGTTATTTTATGCTGTAACTGTCGATTCAGATTTAGAAGTTATTTCTTTTTCGAGGTTGTCAACATATGATGATTCTGAAAGTGAAAATAATTGA
- a CDS encoding gas vesicle protein GvpG, with translation MLICQLIQKGYNIFILDDILFAPLNGLIFIAKKINDVVEKETSDEGVVKERLMALQLRFELDEIDEVEYDREEDELLQKLERIRLNKQNQ, from the coding sequence TTGTTAATCTGTCAATTAATACAAAAGGGGTATAATATTTTTATTTTAGACGATATATTATTTGCTCCACTTAATGGGCTTATATTTATAGCAAAAAAAATAAATGATGTCGTTGAGAAAGAGACGTCTGATGAAGGTGTTGTTAAAGAACGTTTAATGGCTCTCCAACTCAGGTTCGAGTTGGATGAGATTGATGAAGTTGAATATGACAGAGAAGAGGATGAATTATTACAAAAACTCGAAAGAATAAGATTGAATAAACAAAATCAATAA
- a CDS encoding GvpL/GvpF family gas vesicle protein — MDIETTKEGRYIYGIIRNSEFIDFGQIGIGKRNDRVYGVIYKDICAVVSSTPIIQYEARRANMIAHQKVLEEVMKRFNVLPVRFSTISPHDNDDAIIKILITDYSRFDELLIKMKGKKELGLKVMADETRIYENIIQKYDNIRSLRDKLLNQPADKIHYQRVKIGEMVADALKKEIESYKQQILDILSPIAEDIKITDNYGNLMILNAAFLIKEVKESEFDDSVNKLDEKYGNIMTFKYVGTLPPYNFVNLSINTKGV, encoded by the coding sequence ATGGATATCGAAACAACGAAAGAGGGAAGATATATATACGGAATTATACGCAATTCTGAATTTATTGATTTCGGCCAGATTGGTATAGGTAAACGTAATGACAGGGTATATGGTGTTATTTACAAAGATATTTGCGCTGTTGTAAGTTCAACGCCGATCATACAATATGAAGCAAGACGAGCAAATATGATCGCCCATCAGAAGGTTCTTGAAGAGGTAATGAAGCGGTTTAATGTTCTCCCGGTAAGATTTTCTACAATATCACCTCATGATAATGATGACGCAATAATCAAAATATTGATTACCGATTATAGCAGATTTGATGAATTGCTCATCAAAATGAAAGGAAAGAAGGAATTGGGCCTAAAAGTCATGGCAGATGAAACAAGAATATATGAAAATATTATTCAGAAATATGATAATATACGATCTCTAAGAGATAAGCTATTGAACCAGCCTGCTGATAAAATACACTATCAGCGTGTAAAAATAGGTGAGATGGTTGCAGATGCACTGAAGAAAGAGATTGAGAGTTATAAACAACAGATTCTTGATATATTGAGTCCTATCGCTGAGGATATCAAGATAACTGATAATTATGGTAATCTTATGATTCTTAACGCCGCATTTCTTATTAAGGAAGTTAAAGAGTCAGAGTTTGATGACTCTGTAAATAAACTTGATGAGAAGTATGGAAATATTATGACATTCAAATATGTAGGTACGTTACCGCCATATAATTTTGTTAATCTGTCAATTAATACAAAAGGGGTATAA
- a CDS encoding GvpL/GvpF family gas vesicle protein — MEKDGKYVYCIIASTYECNFGAIGIGGRGDLVNTIGFQGLSMVVSDHPLNHFVLNPDNILAHQRVIEVVMSQFNSVIPVRFGTVAATPDEIRNLLDRRYGELSELLERFENKVEYNLKASWRCMIDIYKEIDKEHVELKQLRREIEGLKDEEKRKLLIVEAGHIIENELQKKKEVEAYEIVTYLRKTVVAHKHNKTTGEAMFMNTAFLLNKGREVEFDNIMNDLGEQYKDRSDYYYTGPLPIFNFIDLRILPEKWEL; from the coding sequence ATGGAAAAGGATGGCAAGTACGTTTATTGTATCATTGCTTCTACTTATGAATGCAATTTTGGTGCAATTGGAATAGGGGGTAGAGGTGATCTTGTAAATACAATTGGATTTCAGGGCTTAAGTATGGTTGTTAGTGACCACCCACTTAATCATTTTGTTTTAAACCCGGATAATATTCTTGCTCATCAAAGAGTCATAGAGGTCGTGATGAGTCAATTCAATAGTGTTATTCCAGTTCGATTTGGCACAGTTGCAGCAACACCAGATGAAATAAGAAATCTTCTTGATCGCAGGTATGGCGAATTATCTGAACTTCTTGAGCGTTTTGAAAACAAGGTTGAGTATAATCTTAAAGCATCATGGCGCTGCATGATCGATATATATAAAGAGATAGATAAAGAACATGTTGAGTTAAAACAATTGAGACGTGAAATAGAGGGACTGAAGGATGAAGAAAAAAGAAAACTGCTTATTGTTGAGGCCGGACATATTATTGAGAATGAGTTGCAAAAAAAGAAAGAAGTCGAAGCATACGAAATTGTAACATATTTGAGAAAGACAGTTGTTGCTCATAAGCATAATAAGACAACTGGCGAGGCTATGTTTATGAATACCGCTTTTTTATTGAACAAAGGCCGTGAAGTAGAGTTTGATAATATAATGAATGATCTTGGTGAGCAATATAAAGACAGAAGTGACTATTATTATACAGGCCCTTTACCGATCTTTAACTTTATAGATTTACGAATTCTTCCTGAGAAATGGGAACTCTGA
- a CDS encoding GvpL/GvpF family gas vesicle protein: MDRQGIYIYGFIPNHYLTDIKTILIESGIYSIEYGSIAALVSDTMVDDIEYLNREDLAYLLVDHQKKIELIMSTGCSTIIPMQLGTIVNSGNDVIKIVKNGLRIINKTFDDIADIQEFDLVVMWNNFPDLIKKISDTPQIRIMKEEIANKGSYDQADSINIGKIIKKKIDEKNSKVNLDIMNSLSSLCICVKKHESMNDEMPLNSAFLIKKDKENSFIEMVNQLDIKYENLLRYKIVGPLPCYSFYTLESKLLNKKEIEKAEKILGIDAYKSESDIKKAYRAKAAHAHPDKNNTISAIDNDDFIEINKAYQILLEYSSVFKDSPDHKPDEPFYLVKIKK, translated from the coding sequence ATGGACAGGCAAGGTATTTATATATATGGATTTATTCCAAATCACTATTTGACAGATATCAAGACTATATTGATTGAGTCAGGTATTTATTCGATAGAGTATGGCAGTATTGCTGCCCTTGTTTCTGATACAATGGTAGATGATATTGAGTATTTAAATAGAGAAGATTTAGCTTATTTACTTGTTGATCATCAGAAAAAAATTGAGTTGATTATGAGTACAGGTTGCTCAACAATAATTCCCATGCAGCTTGGTACAATTGTAAATTCGGGTAATGATGTTATAAAAATAGTTAAAAATGGATTACGTATCATCAATAAAACTTTTGATGATATAGCTGATATTCAGGAGTTTGATCTGGTGGTCATGTGGAATAATTTCCCTGATCTTATTAAAAAAATATCAGATACTCCCCAGATCAGGATTATGAAGGAAGAAATTGCCAATAAAGGTAGTTATGATCAGGCGGACAGCATAAATATCGGAAAAATAATCAAAAAAAAGATTGATGAAAAAAATAGTAAAGTCAATCTTGATATTATGAATTCTTTATCTTCTTTATGTATTTGTGTTAAGAAACATGAGTCGATGAATGATGAAATGCCGTTAAATTCAGCATTTCTAATAAAAAAGGATAAAGAAAACTCTTTTATTGAGATGGTTAATCAACTTGATATAAAATATGAAAATCTGCTTAGATATAAGATAGTTGGTCCGTTGCCTTGTTATAGTTTTTATACTCTTGAATCAAAACTTCTAAATAAAAAAGAGATCGAAAAGGCAGAAAAAATTCTTGGTATTGATGCCTATAAATCAGAATCAGATATAAAAAAGGCATACCGAGCAAAAGCAGCGCACGCCCATCCAGATAAAAATAATACTATTTCTGCAATTGATAACGATGATTTTATAGAGATTAACAAAGCATATCAGATTTTACTTGAATATTCAAGTGTCTTCAAGGATTCTCCTGATCATAAGCCGGATGAACCTTTTTATCTGGTTAAAATAAAGAAATAA
- a CDS encoding CDC48 family AAA ATPase has product MSNTELVLKVKEAIVKDVGRAIARIDPNDMVHAGLESGDIVLIEGKRSTPVKILPSYPNDRDKGIIQIDGITRENAIVGIDEKVLIHKTTIRKATKIKLKPVTKSSSLIKADDAKYIGSLINGLPVSNGDKIKATLFGSGSIYYTISSTVPDGVVLIHPDTSIQLESSKQNEVKSNKITYEDIGGLGNQVQRIREMIELPLKYPEIFERLGVEPPKGVFLYGPPGTGKTLIVRAVAQETDAYFINISGPEIMGKYYGESEARVRNIFAEAQSHAPSIIFIDEIDAIAPKREDMGGEKQVEKRVVAQLLSLMDGLESRGKVIVIGATNIPNSIDPALRRPGRFDREISISIPDKKGRLEILHIHTRGIPLSEDVDMSKIADITHGFVGADLEALAREAAMTALRKILPRINFELSEIPYELLMQLEVTMDNFLDAMKEVEPSAIREVFVEVPDVKWEDVGGLDEIKQALKETVEWPLKYAELFKKTDTNPPKGIILYGKPGTGKTYLAKALASESGVNFISVKGPQILNRFIGESEKGVRELFRLAKQSAPTILFLDEIDSLAPRRRNDGVESGVIDRVISQFLTEMDGIEELKGVTVLAATNRIDRIDPALLRSGRFDLMFEVPLPDLSTREMIFKIHTKNMPLKESVSLNALAEKTDNMTGADIQFICQKAKMVAIRELIDKKVDSETIEIIITEEHFEHAIQVVSNQATNRQN; this is encoded by the coding sequence ATGAGCAATACTGAGTTGGTCTTAAAAGTCAAAGAGGCAATTGTTAAGGATGTAGGGCGTGCAATTGCGAGAATTGATCCGAATGATATGGTTCATGCTGGTTTGGAATCGGGTGATATTGTCCTTATTGAGGGAAAACGCTCCACTCCAGTTAAAATACTTCCTTCTTACCCTAATGATCGAGATAAGGGAATCATACAGATTGATGGAATCACTCGAGAAAATGCCATTGTTGGAATAGACGAAAAAGTTCTAATACATAAAACAACAATACGCAAGGCAACAAAAATAAAACTCAAGCCGGTAACAAAATCAAGCTCTTTGATTAAGGCTGATGATGCGAAATATATTGGTTCTCTTATAAATGGTTTACCGGTTTCTAATGGTGATAAAATTAAGGCGACATTATTTGGTTCCGGATCGATATATTATACGATTTCATCGACCGTACCTGATGGAGTTGTTTTGATACATCCTGATACATCAATACAACTTGAATCTTCAAAACAAAATGAAGTAAAATCAAACAAGATTACATACGAAGATATAGGTGGACTTGGTAATCAAGTTCAGCGAATACGTGAAATGATTGAATTACCCCTAAAATATCCTGAAATATTTGAAAGGTTAGGAGTCGAACCACCAAAAGGTGTTTTTTTGTATGGACCTCCAGGTACAGGAAAGACGCTTATTGTGAGAGCCGTCGCACAAGAGACCGATGCTTATTTTATAAATATATCCGGCCCTGAAATTATGGGCAAGTATTACGGCGAAAGCGAAGCAAGAGTACGTAATATATTTGCTGAGGCCCAGTCTCATGCGCCGTCTATAATATTTATTGATGAAATAGATGCAATCGCTCCAAAACGGGAGGATATGGGTGGCGAAAAGCAGGTTGAGAAAAGGGTTGTAGCTCAGCTTTTATCCTTGATGGACGGTTTGGAGTCAAGGGGCAAAGTTATTGTGATTGGAGCAACAAATATTCCAAATTCTATTGATCCCGCGCTTAGAAGGCCAGGACGTTTCGATCGTGAGATATCAATTTCTATTCCTGATAAAAAGGGACGACTTGAAATACTTCATATCCACACAAGGGGTATTCCCTTGTCAGAAGATGTGGATATGTCAAAGATTGCTGATATTACCCATGGTTTTGTTGGAGCTGATCTTGAAGCTCTTGCTCGCGAAGCGGCTATGACAGCGTTAAGGAAAATTCTTCCAAGGATTAACTTTGAATTATCAGAAATACCATACGAGCTATTAATGCAGTTAGAAGTTACGATGGATAATTTTCTTGATGCGATGAAAGAGGTCGAACCTTCTGCTATCCGTGAAGTATTTGTTGAGGTTCCTGATGTCAAGTGGGAAGATGTTGGGGGGCTTGATGAGATTAAGCAGGCATTGAAAGAGACCGTAGAGTGGCCTCTAAAATATGCTGAACTATTTAAAAAAACAGATACCAATCCTCCAAAGGGTATAATATTATATGGTAAGCCTGGCACAGGAAAAACATACCTTGCTAAAGCGCTTGCCAGTGAGAGTGGAGTAAACTTTATTTCTGTAAAAGGTCCTCAAATACTTAACCGTTTTATTGGAGAATCTGAAAAAGGGGTAAGAGAACTTTTCAGGCTTGCGAAACAATCAGCGCCCACAATTCTCTTTCTTGATGAAATAGATAGTCTTGCTCCACGAAGAAGGAATGATGGCGTAGAATCAGGAGTTATTGACAGAGTAATCAGTCAATTTCTCACAGAAATGGATGGTATTGAGGAGTTAAAAGGGGTCACTGTGCTTGCTGCAACAAATAGAATTGATCGTATTGATCCCGCTTTATTACGATCAGGAAGATTTGATCTCATGTTTGAAGTTCCATTACCGGATTTATCAACAAGAGAGATGATTTTTAAAATACATACTAAAAATATGCCTCTAAAAGAGAGTGTTAGTCTAAATGCACTTGCCGAAAAAACCGATAATATGACTGGCGCAGATATACAGTTTATATGTCAAAAGGCTAAAATGGTTGCTATTCGTGAACTGATTGATAAAAAAGTCGATTCAGAAACTATAGAAATAATTATAACAGAAGAGCATTTTGAACATGCGATACAAGTAGTCAGCAATCAGGCAACAAATAGACAAAATTAA
- a CDS encoding ArsA family ATPase — MSIPGIDEVMSFKTIIDLIEENNYEKYVVDTAPTGHALRLLSSPVLLDEWIKMAAKMRWKYRYMIESFSGEYKDDEADVMLINLKKTVKRIAALLSNGNKCEFIPVCIPEDMAIMETERLLHELGQFKITSRQLIINNVMESDESGFCRQRKKAQLKYLLKANELFNKLRIVTVPVFPDEIKGLAALNKLKQVLFDVKEQKRDLT; from the coding sequence ATGTCAATACCTGGTATTGATGAAGTTATGAGTTTTAAAACCATCATTGATTTGATTGAAGAGAATAATTACGAGAAATACGTTGTTGATACAGCCCCTACTGGTCATGCATTGCGCTTGCTCTCCTCCCCGGTTCTCCTTGATGAGTGGATCAAAATGGCTGCAAAAATGCGGTGGAAATATCGTTATATGATAGAGTCTTTTTCGGGAGAGTATAAGGATGATGAAGCGGATGTCATGCTTATCAATCTTAAAAAGACAGTCAAACGTATTGCTGCTCTTCTCAGTAATGGTAATAAATGCGAATTTATTCCTGTCTGTATTCCTGAAGATATGGCTATTATGGAGACAGAAAGATTGTTACATGAGCTTGGACAGTTCAAAATTACATCACGCCAATTGATTATAAATAATGTAATGGAGTCTGACGAGTCAGGATTCTGCAGACAGCGAAAAAAAGCACAATTAAAATATCTGCTGAAGGCAAATGAATTGTTTAATAAATTAAGGATAGTGACTGTTCCGGTATTTCCTGATGAAATTAAAGGGTTGGCAGCATTAAATAAGTTAAAACAGGTGCTCTTTGACGTTAAAGAGCAAAAAAGGGATCTGACATGA
- a CDS encoding ArsA family ATPase: protein MPLTGLDSQDLKMIIFGGKGGVGKTSCAVACSIGLAEKYKTLVISTDPAHSVSDSLEQEIGFRLQPVHNVVNLTAIEISADKAFQEFKKEHERELIKLFDTSIHKFR from the coding sequence ATGCCGCTTACAGGTTTGGATAGCCAAGACCTTAAGATGATTATCTTTGGTGGTAAGGGAGGTGTTGGTAAAACCAGTTGTGCTGTTGCATGTTCGATTGGCTTGGCAGAAAAGTATAAAACATTGGTAATTTCAACTGATCCGGCACATTCGGTTTCAGATAGTCTTGAACAGGAAATTGGATTCAGACTTCAACCGGTTCATAATGTAGTGAACCTGACCGCAATAGAAATATCTGCAGACAAGGCATTTCAAGAGTTTAAAAAAGAGCATGAACGTGAGCTTATTAAACTTTTCGATACATCCATCCACAAATTTCGATGA
- a CDS encoding Hsp20/alpha crystallin family protein, translating to MKNTKDGNGDAEFDFMGLGGLFKGIEKLVDLAAKLETSGSINREGEFNLDSLKKGMNGVYGFTIKSAIGGAPKVETFGNIIKTPQGPKVNEEREPITDVFDENDEVVIIAEMPGIEESDIIIDFKDDILEISTKSRKKSYRKELLLPITSDNQVIKNKYTNGILEIRIKK from the coding sequence ATGAAAAACACAAAAGATGGTAATGGAGATGCTGAGTTTGATTTTATGGGCTTGGGCGGTCTTTTTAAAGGAATAGAAAAATTAGTTGATCTGGCAGCAAAACTTGAAACATCAGGATCAATTAATCGGGAAGGAGAATTTAATTTAGATTCGTTAAAAAAAGGGATGAATGGTGTTTATGGATTTACAATAAAATCCGCAATTGGTGGTGCTCCAAAGGTTGAAACTTTTGGTAACATAATAAAAACACCACAAGGCCCAAAGGTTAACGAAGAGCGTGAACCTATAACAGATGTATTCGATGAAAATGATGAAGTTGTAATAATTGCAGAAATGCCGGGTATTGAAGAGTCTGATATTATTATTGACTTTAAGGATGATATACTTGAAATTTCAACGAAAAGCAGAAAAAAAAGCTATCGGAAAGAATTATTATTACCGATAACTTCTGATAATCAAGTTATTAAAAATAAATACACAAATGGAATACTTGAAATAAGAATTAAAAAATAA
- a CDS encoding gas vesicle protein translates to MPELKHAVNATGLADILERVLDKGIVIAGDIKIQIADIDLLTIKIRLLIASVDKAMEMGINWWQEDTYLSTKAKDKEQQLLRDDLQQRIEKLEALTKIT, encoded by the coding sequence ATGCCAGAATTAAAACATGCTGTTAATGCAACAGGACTTGCCGATATACTTGAAAGAGTACTCGATAAGGGTATTGTGATAGCAGGGGATATCAAGATACAAATAGCTGATATTGACTTGCTGACAATTAAGATAAGGTTATTAATTGCATCAGTTGATAAAGCTATGGAGATGGGTATAAACTGGTGGCAGGAAGATACATATCTCTCTACAAAGGCGAAAGATAAAGAACAGCAATTACTGCGGGATGATTTACAGCAACGCATAGAGAAGCTTGAGGCATTGACGAAGATAACATAA
- the gvpN gene encoding gas vesicle protein GvpN — protein sequence MRRQGCDSEMNTVLEPKPMPNFVETDYIRDITSRGLTYMKAGFPVHFRGPSGTGKTTVALHLASKIGRPVVIIHGDSEYKTSDLIGSEQGYKYRRLDDNFIHSVHKYEEDMTKQWVNNRLTIAIKKGFTLVYDEFTRSRPEANNILLPILQEKMMSTSSSNEEEYYMKVHPEFRAIFTSNPEEYAGVNRTQDALRDRMVTMDLDYFDYETELMITHAKSGMSLDDAEKIVKIVRGLRESGKTEFDPTIRGSIMIAKTLNVLNARPDKTNELFKKVCQDILTSETSRVGSKTNQERVRGIVNELIDLHS from the coding sequence ATGCGTCGTCAGGGATGTGATAGTGAGATGAATACAGTGCTTGAGCCAAAGCCCATGCCTAATTTTGTCGAAACAGACTATATCAGGGATATAACAAGCCGTGGTCTGACTTATATGAAAGCAGGATTTCCCGTTCATTTCAGAGGTCCTTCCGGCACAGGGAAAACGACAGTTGCTTTACATCTTGCTAGTAAGATAGGTCGGCCTGTTGTCATTATTCATGGCGATTCTGAGTATAAAACATCGGATCTTATTGGTAGTGAGCAGGGTTATAAATACAGAAGATTGGACGATAATTTTATTCACTCTGTCCATAAATATGAAGAGGATATGACCAAGCAATGGGTAAACAACCGTTTAACTATTGCTATCAAAAAAGGCTTTACTTTGGTTTATGATGAGTTTACACGATCACGTCCTGAGGCAAATAACATACTTCTTCCGATTCTTCAAGAAAAAATGATGAGTACTTCATCTTCAAATGAAGAAGAGTATTATATGAAAGTTCATCCTGAATTCAGGGCAATATTTACATCTAATCCTGAAGAATATGCCGGAGTTAACAGGACTCAGGATGCATTGCGTGACAGGATGGTTACAATGGATCTTGATTATTTTGATTATGAAACAGAACTCATGATAACTCATGCAAAATCAGGAATGTCGCTTGATGATGCAGAAAAGATTGTCAAAATAGTTCGAGGATTGCGGGAATCAGGTAAAACTGAGTTTGACCCTACAATAAGAGGATCGATTATGATTGCCAAGACATTAAATGTTCTTAATGCAAGGCCGGATAAGACAAATGAACTTTTTAAAAAAGTCTGCCAGGATATTTTGACTTCAGAAACCAGTCGTGTCGGGTCAAAAACAAATCAAGAAAGAGTGCGTGGTATTGTCAATGAGTTGATAGATTTACATTCTTAG